One window from the genome of Candidatus Chlorohelix allophototropha encodes:
- a CDS encoding DUF169 domain-containing protein yields the protein MGVENTTPAPYEALDRETVSLKYVYDIIMDKMKVERRPVAITFCEDAPPEGYEALNEPACTLIKEGSSGRKVYVDSSNNACFVGLYHTGMHPGMDMIKDGSYLTMSQGMFTAEGARINKETTPNLPQGQYKAIAAAPLNEVPEGVPVHLLVVICDPQRAMMISGAALARAGSLPFGEVGWSVCSSLYALPFHNRRSIFTIGDGGGRIHNSLKPSELFAVVPAKDMKYIIEMIENFAINAVDMRKEVMPGVYARMRHAGPPPGVSQNS from the coding sequence ATGGGGGTCGAAAATACTACGCCTGCGCCCTACGAAGCGTTGGATCGCGAAACGGTGAGCCTTAAGTACGTCTATGACATTATAATGGATAAGATGAAGGTGGAACGTCGCCCGGTTGCCATCACCTTCTGCGAGGATGCACCACCAGAGGGTTACGAGGCTCTGAACGAACCCGCCTGTACCCTGATTAAGGAAGGCTCAAGCGGACGCAAGGTATATGTGGATAGCAGCAACAACGCCTGCTTTGTGGGCTTGTACCACACCGGTATGCACCCCGGCATGGACATGATTAAGGATGGCAGTTATCTCACCATGTCGCAGGGCATGTTCACGGCAGAAGGGGCGCGTATCAACAAAGAGACTACCCCCAATCTGCCGCAAGGACAGTACAAAGCGATTGCCGCAGCACCCCTGAACGAAGTGCCGGAGGGTGTGCCAGTGCATCTGCTGGTGGTGATTTGCGACCCACAACGCGCTATGATGATTTCGGGGGCAGCGTTAGCCCGTGCCGGTAGTTTGCCCTTTGGCGAGGTAGGATGGTCGGTATGTAGTTCGCTCTACGCGCTGCCCTTCCACAATCGCCGTAGCATCTTTACCATTGGGGATGGCGGCGGACGCATCCACAACAGCCTGAAGCCAAGCGAGCTTTTCGCCGTAGTACCAGCTAAAGATATGAAATACATCATCGAGATGATCGAGAACTTTGCGATAAACGCGGTAGATATGCGCAAAGAAGTCATGCCCGGTGTGTACGCCCGTATGCGCCATGCCGGTCCTCCGCCGGGTGTAAGCCAAAATTCTTAG
- the pgi gene encoding glucose-6-phosphate isomerase — MSTNLTQTPAWKALEAHYRQIKDTHLRDFFAIDPSRGSTLTVEAEDIYLDYSKNRLNAQTIKLLLQLAEDSGLKKRIEEMFTGEKINVTEKRAVLHVALRAPRNATVLVDGENVVPQVHAVLDKMAAFSERVRSGEWKGFTGKPVRNVVNIGIGGSDLGPVMAYDALRHYSARHLNVRFVSNIDGTDFAEATHDLDPAETLFIISSKTFTTVESLTNAHTARDWALRTLGDEKAVASHFVAVSTNAAEVAKFGIDTANMFGFWDWVGGRYSYDSAIGLSLMIAIGADNFRRMLAGFHAMDTHFRTTPFEKNMPVLLALIGVWYNNFFGAETVAILPYDHYLGRLSAYLQQLDMESNGKSVDLDGNRVTYQTGPIIWGQPGTNGQHAYYQLIHQGTKLIPADFIGFSQSLNPMGNHHDLLMSNYFAQTEALAFGKTASEVHTEGVPAYQEPHRIFEGNHPTNSLLLPRLTPEALGELVALYEHKVFVQGTIWRINSFDQWGVELGKALASRIISQLTSVEEPELPHDSSTNTLIRRYRVQKRV, encoded by the coding sequence ATGAGCACTAATCTAACTCAAACCCCTGCCTGGAAAGCGCTCGAAGCCCATTACAGGCAGATAAAAGACACTCACCTGCGCGATTTTTTTGCCATTGACCCCTCACGCGGTTCTACCCTCACTGTTGAGGCTGAAGATATATATTTAGATTATTCCAAAAACCGCCTGAACGCTCAAACTATCAAACTGTTGCTGCAATTAGCCGAAGATTCGGGCTTGAAAAAGCGCATCGAAGAAATGTTTACCGGCGAAAAAATCAATGTTACCGAGAAAAGAGCGGTACTGCATGTAGCATTGCGCGCGCCTCGCAATGCCACTGTGCTGGTGGATGGTGAAAATGTGGTGCCGCAAGTACATGCGGTGCTGGATAAAATGGCGGCTTTTTCAGAGCGAGTACGTAGTGGGGAATGGAAAGGTTTTACCGGTAAACCTGTTCGTAATGTGGTTAATATCGGTATCGGTGGCTCAGATCTAGGACCTGTAATGGCTTACGATGCTTTACGCCACTACAGCGCGCGCCATCTCAATGTCCGTTTCGTTTCCAATATTGATGGTACTGATTTCGCGGAAGCTACTCATGATCTTGACCCTGCCGAAACGCTGTTCATTATATCTTCCAAGACTTTCACCACCGTTGAATCTCTCACAAACGCGCATACCGCTCGCGACTGGGCGTTGAGAACGCTCGGTGACGAAAAGGCGGTGGCAAGCCATTTTGTGGCGGTTTCTACCAACGCGGCGGAAGTTGCCAAATTCGGGATAGATACCGCCAATATGTTCGGTTTCTGGGATTGGGTTGGTGGGCGCTATTCCTATGACTCGGCAATCGGGCTTTCGCTAATGATTGCGATTGGAGCGGATAACTTCCGCCGTATGCTGGCGGGCTTCCACGCGATGGATACCCATTTCCGTACTACGCCATTTGAAAAGAATATGCCGGTGCTATTGGCTCTGATTGGTGTTTGGTATAACAACTTCTTCGGTGCGGAAACGGTGGCGATTTTACCCTACGACCATTATCTTGGTCGTCTAAGCGCGTATCTACAGCAACTTGATATGGAGAGCAACGGCAAGAGCGTTGACTTGGATGGAAACCGTGTTACTTACCAGACGGGTCCAATTATCTGGGGGCAGCCCGGAACCAATGGGCAGCATGCTTATTACCAGCTTATCCATCAAGGCACTAAGTTAATCCCCGCCGATTTCATCGGTTTCTCCCAATCATTGAATCCGATGGGCAATCACCACGACCTGCTGATGTCTAACTACTTCGCGCAGACCGAGGCGCTGGCTTTTGGCAAAACCGCCAGTGAGGTACATACTGAAGGTGTGCCAGCTTATCAAGAACCGCATCGCATTTTCGAGGGCAACCATCCTACCAATTCGCTGTTGCTGCCGCGCCTGACTCCGGAGGCGTTGGGTGAATTGGTAGCGCTTTACGAGCACAAGGTGTTTGTGCAAGGCACTATCTGGCGCATCAACTCTTTCGACCAATGGGGTGTGGAACTGGGCAAAGCGCTGGCAAGCCGCATTATCTCGCAACTCACCAGTGTCGAAGAGCCGGAACTGCCACATGATAGCTCTACTAATACTCTGATTCGGCGCTACCGCGTACAAAAAAGGGTCTAA
- a CDS encoding virginiamycin B lyase family protein translates to MLGSKYLSQRNALAIAMAFLLMLTTFMSCFITPARAENLYTITEYRTPTSISSPEFITAGTDGAMWFTEYEGNKIGRVTNSGNIFEYDIPTAGSEPEGIIAGPDGNLWFTEYGTAQIGKITITGVISEFALPTTASGPYGITVGSDNNLWFTEYDANKIGKITTTGDITEYDAPAGSGPTRIVAGPDGNLWFAEYTAGKIGQISTSGVVLNEYIIPTPNSNPEGITVGMDGNLWFTEFAGNKIGMITPYGDITEYNIPTLNSGPYGISKGPDGNVWFTEGSSNKIAMVAATGDITEYNVPTAASWPYSIAAGSDGYVWFTEADASQVSKMRVIPKKFTTAEIVPTLSLTPDRVAGTGVDNRLTLSIKLKNLGPGGAGYAWFEVPIEPTYLLDYANFGNSGLWVSKISATSVRVELRQLDFGASVLGSLVLKPNPENPPIAGTELSFKIQVNYSDEVQYEHSFSNKVSVTFGESDLDVNKDTLQTLAPITVNVGEKAAISADVFLPNEKVTMWYTSPDGNSVDLGYVWADENGKIATNFDTTGFVSGSYSFVAHGLKSEVRSCTIVTITGQTLTSVTAKAGYKVAISANVFLPSEKVPLWYTGPDGKSVDLGYVWSDEHGKLVTNFDTTGLASGSYSFVAQGQRSNIQACTIVIVTAE, encoded by the coding sequence ATGCTAGGCAGTAAATATCTGTCTCAGAGAAACGCTCTAGCAATAGCAATGGCGTTTCTACTAATGCTCACGACATTTATGTCATGTTTTATCACTCCTGCTCGTGCTGAGAATTTGTACACCATCACCGAATACCGCACTCCCACCTCTATCTCTAGCCCTGAGTTCATCACGGCAGGTACGGACGGGGCGATGTGGTTCACCGAGTATGAAGGTAACAAGATCGGCAGAGTTACTAATTCTGGTAATATTTTTGAATATGACATCCCGACCGCAGGTTCTGAGCCTGAGGGTATCATAGCCGGACCGGACGGGAATCTGTGGTTTACCGAGTATGGTACTGCCCAAATCGGCAAGATTACGATAACCGGGGTCATTTCAGAATTCGCCCTTCCCACCACAGCCTCTGGTCCTTATGGCATCACTGTTGGGTCGGATAATAATCTATGGTTTACTGAGTATGATGCTAATAAGATTGGCAAAATTACTACCACGGGCGACATCACCGAATATGATGCTCCCGCAGGTTCCGGTCCAACTAGAATTGTCGCTGGACCGGATGGGAATCTGTGGTTCGCTGAATATACCGCTGGTAAAATCGGTCAGATTTCGACTTCCGGCGTAGTCCTCAACGAATACATCATCCCCACTCCGAACTCCAACCCTGAGGGCATTACTGTTGGGATGGATGGGAATCTGTGGTTCACTGAGTTTGCGGGTAACAAAATCGGTATGATTACGCCCTACGGCGACATCACCGAATACAATATTCCTACTTTAAACTCAGGTCCTTATGGTATTAGCAAAGGACCTGATGGCAATGTGTGGTTCACCGAGGGTAGTAGTAACAAAATTGCGATGGTAGCCGCTACCGGCGACATCACCGAATACAACGTTCCCACTGCGGCTTCGTGGCCTTATAGCATTGCTGCCGGTTCGGATGGGTACGTTTGGTTCACCGAAGCAGATGCTAGCCAAGTTAGTAAAATGAGGGTAATTCCGAAGAAATTTACTACCGCCGAAATCGTGCCGACCTTATCGCTTACTCCCGACCGCGTAGCCGGAACGGGTGTGGATAATCGCCTTACCCTGAGTATCAAGCTTAAGAATCTTGGACCGGGTGGGGCAGGCTACGCTTGGTTTGAAGTACCAATCGAACCTACTTACCTACTCGATTACGCTAACTTCGGAAATAGCGGGTTGTGGGTTTCAAAGATTTCAGCCACCTCTGTTCGTGTAGAGTTACGGCAATTGGATTTTGGTGCAAGCGTACTAGGTAGCCTAGTGTTGAAACCGAATCCGGAAAACCCGCCGATAGCAGGAACGGAACTGAGTTTCAAAATTCAGGTCAACTACTCGGATGAGGTGCAATACGAACATAGCTTCAGCAACAAGGTGAGCGTAACCTTTGGGGAAAGCGACCTTGATGTGAACAAAGATACCCTTCAAACCCTTGCACCGATAACGGTCAATGTGGGGGAGAAAGCAGCGATCAGCGCGGATGTGTTCCTCCCGAACGAGAAAGTAACAATGTGGTACACCAGTCCCGACGGCAATAGTGTGGATCTAGGTTACGTATGGGCGGATGAGAACGGTAAGATTGCCACTAACTTTGATACCACCGGGTTTGTGAGCGGTTCTTACTCGTTTGTGGCGCATGGGCTGAAAAGTGAGGTACGCTCATGTACTATTGTCACCATCACTGGACAAACCCTTACGTCTGTAACAGCAAAAGCGGGATATAAGGTAGCGATCAGCGCAAATGTGTTCCTACCCAGTGAAAAAGTACCGTTGTGGTACACTGGACCGGATGGCAAGAGCGTGGATTTGGGCTACGTCTGGTCGGATGAGCACGGCAAACTCGTAACCAATTTTGATACTACCGGGCTGGCAAGCGGGTCGTACTCGTTTGTAGCGCAGGGGCAACGCAGTAACATTCAGGCTTGTACTATCGTGATTGTCACTGCCGAAT
- the hisD gene encoding histidinol dehydrogenase has product MQPVRLSEVDPETLKRIKQRAAGEFGKVSEQARAIMQEVRERGDAALRDFTARFDGVQLESLEVSREEIEQGLREASPELVEAFKFAIDNIRKFHRTHVTAEEEHVETVPGVEVWRVWRSIERVGLYVPGGRAPLPSSLLMTAIPAEIAGCDEIIVCTPPNKEGKIHYSILAAVAVLNLPNLRLFKVGGAHAIAAMAYGTESIPKTYKIFGAGNPYVTAAKVLAFSEGMVSIDMPAGPSEVLIIADASANPAYVAADFLSQAEHADDSSAVLLTTSPKLAIAVAAEVRRQLPLLSTADRASNSLEQYGMIGIVETIEQAIEFANDYAPEHLEVCTENVDEVLPKLRNAGTIFVGNFTPEPSGDYVSGLNHVLPTGANTKMFGPLSVESFGKKMQMQRMTAEGLANLRKAAEVMAAAEGLPAHGRAINIRFEDEQH; this is encoded by the coding sequence ATGCAACCTGTCAGGTTGAGCGAAGTTGATCCCGAAACCCTGAAGCGCATCAAGCAACGCGCCGCCGGTGAGTTCGGAAAAGTGAGTGAGCAAGCGCGCGCCATTATGCAGGAAGTGCGGGAGCGAGGCGATGCCGCGTTGCGAGATTTCACCGCCCGTTTCGACGGGGTTCAGCTTGAGAGTCTTGAAGTATCCAGAGAAGAAATAGAACAAGGCTTGCGCGAAGCCTCTCCAGAACTGGTTGAGGCTTTCAAATTCGCCATTGACAATATTCGCAAATTCCACCGCACCCATGTGACAGCGGAGGAAGAGCATGTCGAAACGGTGCCGGGCGTAGAAGTGTGGCGGGTGTGGCGTTCCATCGAAAGGGTAGGGCTATATGTGCCGGGTGGTAGAGCGCCATTGCCATCTTCGCTGCTCATGACCGCCATACCAGCCGAAATAGCCGGATGCGATGAAATCATCGTGTGTACACCCCCTAACAAGGAAGGCAAGATACACTATTCGATTCTGGCGGCAGTTGCGGTATTGAATCTGCCAAACCTGCGCTTGTTCAAAGTGGGTGGGGCGCATGCAATCGCGGCAATGGCTTACGGCACGGAAAGCATCCCCAAAACTTATAAAATCTTCGGGGCGGGCAACCCCTATGTCACCGCCGCTAAAGTGCTGGCGTTCAGCGAAGGTATGGTGAGTATCGACATGCCAGCCGGTCCAAGCGAAGTGCTGATTATCGCCGATGCTAGCGCCAACCCTGCCTATGTTGCTGCCGATTTTCTCTCACAGGCAGAACACGCAGATGATAGTTCGGCGGTGTTGCTCACCACTTCACCCAAATTGGCAATAGCGGTTGCCGCCGAGGTGCGCCGCCAGTTGCCATTGCTTAGCACTGCCGACCGGGCTTCTAATTCTTTGGAACAGTATGGCATGATTGGTATTGTAGAGACAATTGAGCAAGCAATCGAGTTCGCCAACGACTACGCGCCCGAACATCTCGAAGTTTGCACCGAAAATGTGGACGAAGTGTTACCAAAGTTGCGCAATGCAGGAACGATTTTTGTAGGCAATTTCACGCCCGAACCGAGTGGCGATTACGTGAGTGGCTTAAATCATGTGCTGCCCACCGGCGCAAATACCAAAATGTTTGGTCCACTCTCGGTAGAGAGCTTTGGCAAGAAAATGCAAATGCAGCGCATGACCGCCGAAGGGCTGGCGAATCTACGTAAAGCGGCAGAAGTGATGGCAGCAGCAGAAGGCTTGCCCGCGCATGGTCGCGCCATCAACATTCGCTTTGAGGACGAACAGCATTAA
- a CDS encoding class I SAM-dependent methyltransferase, with product MDVVEYNRKAWDKQVETGNPWTVPVSPEIIAAARRGEWSVVLTAGKAVPRNWFPEKLEGVEVLCLAAGGGQQAPILAAAGAKVTVFDNSPAQLARDREVAEREGLEIVTVQGDMADLSAFTDGSFELVFHPVSNVFVPDVRPVWKEAYRVLRKGGVLLSGFMNPVLFTFDYTLYKQGIFQVRHALPYSDLHNLSAEERKQQLPEDAPLEFSHTYESLIGGQLEVGFLLSAFYEDIQPGERIGEYIPNYFATRAVKQS from the coding sequence ATGGATGTTGTTGAGTACAATCGCAAGGCATGGGATAAACAGGTCGAAACGGGTAACCCGTGGACAGTACCAGTAAGCCCAGAAATAATTGCGGCAGCGCGCCGAGGTGAGTGGTCGGTGGTACTGACAGCAGGAAAGGCTGTACCCCGAAACTGGTTTCCCGAAAAGCTGGAAGGAGTCGAAGTACTATGCCTTGCGGCAGGTGGGGGACAACAAGCGCCGATTTTAGCGGCGGCGGGCGCAAAAGTGACCGTATTCGACAACTCACCTGCCCAACTGGCACGCGATCGTGAGGTAGCCGAACGTGAGGGGTTGGAAATCGTTACGGTGCAGGGCGATATGGCTGACCTCTCCGCTTTCACGGACGGAAGTTTCGAGCTGGTTTTCCATCCGGTTTCGAACGTATTCGTGCCGGATGTACGCCCGGTTTGGAAAGAAGCTTATCGAGTGTTGCGCAAAGGTGGGGTGTTACTATCCGGCTTTATGAATCCGGTGTTATTTACTTTCGACTATACGCTCTACAAGCAGGGGATTTTTCAGGTTAGACACGCGCTACCTTATTCGGATTTGCACAACCTGAGCGCAGAAGAGCGCAAGCAGCAATTACCCGAAGATGCGCCACTGGAATTTAGCCACACCTACGAATCGTTAATTGGCGGACAACTCGAAGTGGGTTTCCTGCTGTCAGCCTTCTATGAGGATATTCAACCGGGCGAACGCATCGGCGAATATATACCGAATTATTTCGCTACCCGTGCCGTAAAACAATCGTAA
- the hisG gene encoding ATP phosphoribosyltransferase: MVELQAGLRNKPLNLTMLNGSAKVKLASNSNNQEKPRLRLAIQKEGRLTEHTLSLLRSIGLEFDSYKQRLFSTVSNFELDIMYTRDDDIPEYVATGTADIGVVGQNLLYEEGVDVEQVLPMGFGHCSLVVAVPKESGITDVQQLHGKKIATSYPKSAHKLLRQYGIEAEIITLSGAVELAPNLGLANAIVEITATGSSLILNDLVAIEEILQSEAVLAANRESLAHPYKARNINRLQVRIKAALAGKEYKYVVMNAPRAALENIKRAVPGLKSPTIVPLDDPDWVAVHVAVTEEAFWEVMERLKEAGAGGILVVPVEKILI, from the coding sequence ATGGTTGAGCTGCAAGCGGGTTTAAGGAACAAGCCCCTCAACCTGACCATGTTGAACGGGAGTGCCAAAGTGAAGTTAGCCTCAAACTCGAATAACCAAGAAAAACCGCGCCTGCGCCTTGCCATCCAGAAAGAAGGTCGCCTGACCGAGCATACTCTATCGCTTTTGCGGAGTATCGGGTTAGAATTTGATAGCTACAAGCAGCGTCTGTTCAGCACCGTCAGTAATTTTGAACTGGACATTATGTACACCCGCGATGATGACATCCCGGAGTATGTTGCCACTGGTACTGCCGACATCGGCGTGGTGGGGCAAAACCTACTCTACGAAGAGGGCGTAGATGTGGAACAGGTGCTACCGATGGGCTTCGGGCATTGCTCACTGGTAGTAGCAGTTCCCAAAGAGAGCGGCATCACCGATGTGCAACAGCTTCACGGCAAGAAAATTGCCACCAGCTATCCCAAATCCGCCCACAAGTTGCTGCGACAGTACGGCATTGAGGCGGAAATTATAACCTTGAGCGGTGCGGTGGAACTTGCCCCAAATCTGGGGTTGGCAAACGCGATTGTGGAAATTACCGCTACCGGCAGCAGCCTTATTCTCAACGACCTAGTCGCGATTGAGGAAATACTGCAAAGCGAGGCGGTGCTGGCAGCCAACAGAGAATCGCTGGCGCATCCCTACAAAGCGCGCAATATCAACCGCTTACAGGTGCGTATTAAAGCCGCGCTGGCAGGTAAAGAGTACAAATATGTGGTGATGAATGCCCCTAGAGCCGCACTGGAAAATATCAAAAGAGCTGTGCCGGGCTTGAAAAGCCCCACCATTGTGCCGCTAGACGACCCGGATTGGGTGGCAGTACACGTAGCGGTTACCGAAGAAGCCTTCTGGGAAGTGATGGAACGGCTGAAAGAAGCGGGCGCAGGTGGTATTTTGGTAGTACCAGTCGAGAAAATCTTGATATAA